Proteins from one Pantoea cypripedii genomic window:
- a CDS encoding MFS transporter, protein MNRSLNPGIAAAGSKRIWRNLRWWVLVLFLAGVTVNYITRNSLGILAPELKTSLGITTEQYSWIVGAFQLAYTVFQPLCGWLIDVIGLKMGFLICASIWALACLFHAGAANWVHLAILRFVMGGAEAAATPANAKVIGEWFPKKERPVAAGWAGVGFSIGAMLAPPIIYFAHASFGWQGAFLFTGLLALTWVVLWWLFYRDPERHPNLANAELEFIRQDNEPPAVKLSFFKALKTVAKNKRFYGIAIPAFMAEPAWGVLSFWVPLYLAKDLGMDLKQIAMFAWLPFLAADLGSAASGYLTRIYTRLFGFTLVNSVVASSVTGAFLMLSLALVAITKSPYVAIALISVGGFGHQIISCMLSALVVEKFDKGQMATVNGMRGSFAWISSFLFSLVIGVTADKIGFNPLFVAMGFFDLIGAVFLIAFIAERRAQRA, encoded by the coding sequence ATGAACCGCAGTTTGAATCCGGGGATAGCTGCCGCAGGCAGTAAGCGAATCTGGCGCAACTTGCGCTGGTGGGTATTGGTGCTGTTTTTAGCTGGCGTAACGGTCAACTACATTACCCGCAACTCGTTGGGCATCCTGGCTCCAGAGCTGAAAACCAGCCTCGGGATTACCACCGAACAATATTCATGGATCGTCGGGGCGTTCCAGCTGGCCTATACCGTCTTCCAACCCCTCTGTGGTTGGTTAATTGATGTGATTGGCCTGAAAATGGGCTTCCTGATCTGTGCCTCGATATGGGCACTGGCCTGCCTGTTCCACGCAGGCGCGGCCAACTGGGTACATCTGGCCATTCTTCGTTTTGTCATGGGTGGGGCGGAAGCCGCGGCCACGCCAGCCAACGCTAAGGTCATTGGCGAGTGGTTCCCGAAAAAAGAGCGGCCGGTGGCGGCTGGCTGGGCGGGCGTTGGCTTCTCCATTGGCGCAATGCTGGCTCCGCCAATTATCTATTTCGCCCATGCTTCCTTTGGCTGGCAAGGCGCGTTTCTGTTCACCGGCCTGCTGGCGTTAACCTGGGTGGTGCTGTGGTGGCTGTTCTATCGCGATCCCGAACGTCATCCAAACCTGGCAAACGCAGAGCTGGAGTTCATTCGCCAGGATAACGAACCTCCGGCCGTCAAACTCAGCTTTTTTAAGGCGCTGAAAACCGTCGCCAAAAACAAACGTTTCTATGGCATCGCCATCCCGGCCTTTATGGCTGAACCCGCCTGGGGGGTATTGAGCTTCTGGGTGCCGTTATATCTGGCGAAAGACCTGGGTATGGATCTGAAGCAAATTGCCATGTTTGCCTGGTTACCGTTTCTCGCCGCCGATCTGGGCAGCGCGGCGAGTGGCTATCTGACGCGCATTTATACGCGGCTGTTTGGTTTTACCCTGGTTAATTCCGTCGTCGCCAGTTCAGTCACTGGCGCTTTCCTGATGCTTTCTCTCGCGCTGGTGGCGATCACTAAAAGCCCGTATGTCGCGATTGCGTTGATCTCGGTTGGCGGCTTCGGCCATCAGATTATCTCCTGCATGCTGAGTGCCCTGGTGGTGGAGAAGTTTGATAAGGGTCAGATGGCGACTGTCAACGGTATGCGCGGCTCCTTCGCCTGGATCTCCAGTTTCCTGTTCTCGCTGGTGATTGGGGTGACTGCCGACAAGATTGGATTTAATCCCCTGTTTGTGGCGATGGGCTTCTTTGACCTGATTGGTGCGGTATTCCTGATCGCTTTTATTGCTGAACGTCGCGCCCAGCGCGCCTGA
- a CDS encoding carboxymuconolactone decarboxylase family protein, translated as MSRLHTITPAEASGKTAELWNGIKQAMGKVPNAYLTIGTNAPDLLAQTLQLNATLAKSSLHAREREAINLVVSEESGCDYCLAAHTPQARKAGYSEAQTLELRQGFLADDARIDALVKFVQLLVSTRGTLPASYVDAFKSAGFNDQQVVETIGVVTAILFTNMLNRVNDTEIDFPSVKQL; from the coding sequence ATGAGTCGTTTGCATACAATCACACCGGCGGAAGCCAGTGGTAAAACTGCCGAGCTGTGGAATGGCATCAAACAGGCGATGGGCAAAGTCCCTAATGCGTATCTGACTATTGGCACCAACGCCCCGGACCTGCTGGCGCAGACGCTGCAACTTAATGCCACGCTGGCAAAAAGCAGCTTGCATGCCCGGGAACGGGAAGCCATTAATCTGGTGGTCAGTGAAGAGAGTGGCTGTGATTACTGTCTCGCTGCGCATACCCCACAGGCGCGCAAGGCGGGATATAGCGAAGCTCAGACACTGGAGTTGCGACAGGGATTTCTTGCGGATGATGCCAGAATTGATGCGCTGGTGAAGTTTGTCCAGTTACTGGTTTCAACACGAGGCACATTGCCCGCCAGTTATGTTGATGCCTTCAAATCTGCCGGTTTTAACGATCAACAGGTGGTTGAGACCATCGGTGTGGTTACCGCCATACTTTTTACCAATATGCTTAACCGGGTTAACGATACCGAAATTGATTTCCCCAGCGTGAAACAACTTTAA
- a CDS encoding SDR family NAD(P)-dependent oxidoreductase, whose translation MSNSTKGTAVVTGASTGMGALYAARLARMGYDLIMVARNHNRLNQLASHITADTERTVEAVAVDLNDAHQLASLEEKLRGDASITLLVNNAGMGTHTALLDSDVEQMNTMINLNVTALTRLTYAVVPGFVARGRGAIINIASIVSIAPEILNGVYGASKAYVLAFSQSLHHELAGKGIQVQAVLPSATATPFWENGGLPLSQLDPEIVMNAQDMVDAALAGFQRGELITIPSLHDETLLQQWEQARQAVIQDFSHNQPAARYLTHLPH comes from the coding sequence ATGAGTAATTCAACGAAAGGTACTGCGGTTGTCACCGGTGCGTCGACCGGAATGGGCGCTCTCTACGCCGCCAGACTGGCGAGAATGGGGTATGACTTAATCATGGTTGCGCGCAATCATAACCGGCTAAATCAGTTAGCCAGTCATATCACTGCGGACACGGAGCGTACGGTGGAAGCCGTTGCGGTTGATTTGAATGATGCGCATCAACTGGCGTCGCTGGAGGAAAAATTACGTGGCGATGCCAGCATCACGCTATTGGTCAATAACGCAGGCATGGGAACGCATACGGCTCTGCTGGACAGTGACGTTGAGCAAATGAATACCATGATCAACCTCAACGTCACGGCGTTAACCCGGCTGACCTATGCGGTTGTGCCAGGGTTCGTTGCGCGTGGGCGTGGCGCGATTATTAATATTGCTTCCATCGTCAGCATTGCGCCGGAAATCCTTAACGGGGTTTACGGTGCCAGCAAAGCGTATGTGCTGGCTTTCAGTCAGTCACTGCATCATGAACTCGCCGGGAAGGGGATTCAGGTGCAGGCCGTGTTGCCGAGTGCCACCGCCACCCCTTTCTGGGAAAACGGTGGGTTGCCGTTAAGCCAGCTTGATCCTGAAATTGTCATGAATGCGCAGGATATGGTGGATGCTGCTCTGGCGGGTTTTCAACGGGGTGAGTTGATAACTATCCCTTCACTTCACGATGAAACGCTGTTGCAGCAGTGGGAACAGGCACGTCAGGCAGTGATTCAGGATTTCTCTCATAATCAACCAGCAGCACGTTATCTCACGCATCTTCCCCATTGA
- a CDS encoding glycoside hydrolase family 31 protein, which yields MKTLKNWSLAGSDKHHLALTVDDKHTLCLYVLEQNMFRVVIKRQGEYSLDRTWSIAPESDVPWEGRARDNLAGFTLPGFTLQETDKTLMAATEKLRVIIRQPLSLEWQYRDSAGEWQLLTSDRPTSAYLLNAHGDGVAHYQRRMSDDRYYGLGEKAGDLQRNGKRYEMRNLDAMGYNAASTDPLYKHVPFTITRRTDVSFGLYYDNLSSSWFDLGNELDNYHQPYRRWQAESGDIDYYLFVGDKVLDVTKTFVRLTGKTLFGPKWSLGYSGSTMHYTDAPDAQNQLMNFIRLCEEHDIPCDSFQLSSGYTSINNKRYVFNWNYDKVPQPEAMSQAFHDAGLRLAANIKPCLLQDHPRYEEVAARGLFIRDSEDDAPERSVFWDDEGSHLDFTHPDAVAWWQENVTRQLLEKGIDSTWNDNNEYEVWDGEARCHGFGTPIAIKHIRPVMPLLMMRASMEAQQRFAPEKRPFLISRSGCAGMQRYVQTWSGDNRTNWTSLRYNIRMGLGMSLSGLYNVGHDVGGFSGDKPDAELFVRWVQNGVMHPRFTIHSWNDDHTVNEPWMYPAVTPAIRAAIELRYRLLPYLYTLLWQAHADDEPMLRPTFLDHEHDVQTSVECDEFLLGRDLLVASVVEPGQRERRLWLPDNQTGWYDYATHQWYSGGQWITLDAPLEQQPMLVRAGAGLPLSQRLRHVDANADDQRELQLYPLKGKGTSAGLLFEDDGESWGYQNGHALWLYWQMTCDAAAIHLRLTCKGSYTPGWQTLKVTLPDGETRPLFIDGVAVANDQADVALASIAIA from the coding sequence ATGAAAACGTTAAAAAACTGGTCCCTGGCAGGCTCTGACAAACACCATCTGGCTTTGACCGTGGACGACAAACATACATTATGCCTGTATGTGCTTGAGCAAAATATGTTCCGCGTGGTGATCAAACGTCAGGGGGAATATTCTCTCGACAGAACCTGGAGCATTGCGCCGGAGAGTGACGTGCCCTGGGAAGGACGTGCACGTGACAACCTGGCCGGTTTCACCTTACCCGGTTTCACCTTGCAGGAAACGGACAAGACATTAATGGCTGCCACCGAGAAATTGCGCGTCATCATTCGTCAGCCGTTGTCGCTGGAGTGGCAATATCGTGACAGCGCAGGGGAGTGGCAATTGCTGACCAGCGATCGTCCCACCAGCGCCTATTTGCTGAATGCACACGGCGATGGCGTGGCACATTATCAGCGTCGGATGAGTGATGATCGCTACTATGGTCTGGGCGAAAAAGCCGGTGATTTGCAACGTAATGGCAAGCGCTATGAAATGCGCAATCTGGATGCAATGGGATACAACGCCGCGTCAACGGATCCACTGTATAAGCATGTTCCCTTCACCATCACCCGCCGCACTGACGTCAGCTTTGGCCTTTATTACGATAACCTTAGCAGCAGCTGGTTTGATCTCGGTAATGAGCTGGATAACTACCATCAGCCATATCGTCGCTGGCAGGCTGAGAGCGGCGATATTGATTATTACCTGTTTGTCGGCGACAAAGTGCTGGATGTCACTAAAACCTTTGTCCGCCTGACGGGTAAAACCTTGTTTGGTCCAAAATGGAGCCTCGGCTACAGCGGCTCCACTATGCACTATACCGATGCGCCGGATGCGCAGAATCAACTGATGAATTTTATCCGCCTGTGTGAAGAACACGATATTCCGTGTGATTCGTTCCAGCTTTCTTCTGGTTACACCTCGATCAACAACAAACGCTACGTGTTCAACTGGAACTACGACAAGGTACCGCAGCCCGAGGCGATGAGTCAGGCGTTTCACGATGCGGGCCTGCGTCTGGCAGCGAACATCAAACCTTGTCTGTTGCAGGATCACCCGCGTTATGAAGAGGTGGCGGCCAGAGGGCTGTTTATCCGCGATTCGGAGGACGATGCTCCTGAGCGTTCGGTGTTCTGGGATGACGAAGGTTCGCACCTCGATTTTACTCATCCGGACGCGGTGGCCTGGTGGCAGGAAAATGTTACCCGGCAACTGCTGGAGAAGGGCATCGATTCGACCTGGAATGACAACAACGAATATGAAGTCTGGGATGGTGAGGCGCGCTGCCACGGTTTCGGCACGCCAATTGCCATCAAGCATATTCGCCCGGTGATGCCATTGTTAATGATGCGTGCCTCGATGGAAGCGCAGCAGCGCTTTGCCCCGGAAAAACGTCCTTTCCTGATTTCCCGCTCAGGTTGTGCCGGGATGCAACGCTATGTGCAGACATGGAGTGGTGATAATCGCACCAACTGGACGTCATTGCGTTACAACATCCGCATGGGGCTGGGGATGAGTCTTTCCGGTTTGTATAACGTAGGCCACGACGTTGGCGGTTTCTCGGGGGATAAGCCTGATGCCGAACTGTTTGTGCGCTGGGTACAAAATGGCGTGATGCATCCTCGTTTTACCATCCATTCGTGGAATGACGATCACACCGTAAATGAACCCTGGATGTATCCGGCAGTGACGCCTGCCATCCGCGCGGCTATTGAATTGCGCTACCGCCTGCTGCCGTATCTCTACACGCTGTTGTGGCAGGCGCATGCGGATGATGAACCTATGCTGCGTCCGACCTTCCTCGATCATGAACATGACGTACAGACCAGCGTCGAATGTGATGAATTCCTGCTGGGGCGTGATTTGCTGGTGGCCAGCGTGGTCGAGCCAGGGCAACGTGAACGTCGCCTGTGGCTGCCGGATAATCAAACCGGCTGGTATGACTACGCTACACATCAGTGGTACAGCGGTGGCCAGTGGATCACGCTGGATGCACCGCTGGAGCAGCAGCCGATGCTGGTGCGCGCCGGTGCCGGGCTGCCATTAAGCCAGCGTCTGCGCCACGTTGATGCAAACGCCGACGATCAACGCGAGTTGCAACTTTATCCGTTGAAAGGCAAAGGCACTTCTGCGGGCCTGCTATTTGAAGATGATGGCGAGTCATGGGGCTATCAGAACGGTCACGCCTTGTGGCTGTACTGGCAAATGACATGCGACGCGGCTGCAATTCATCTCCGTCTCACTTGCAAAGGAAGTTATACGCCAGGCTGGCAGACGTTAAAGGTCACGCTGCCAGACGGCGAAACACGCCCGCTGTTTATCGATGGCGTCGCCGTGGCGAACGACCAGGCTGACGTTGCACTGGCGAGCATAGCGATAGCCTGA
- the uxuA gene encoding mannonate dehydratase — protein sequence MKQTWRWYGPNDPVSLADARQAGATGIVTALHHIPNGEVWSIDEIMKRKQTVEAAGLVWSVVESVPIHEEIKTGSGQCQKWISNYQQSLRNLAQCGITTVCYNFMPILDWTRTDLEYLLPDGAKALRFDQIEFAVFELHILQRNGAEQDYSAAEIAQAAERFATMSDESKTRLTRNIIAGLPGAEEGYTLNQFRAQLARYDGIDKTRLRENFATFLHSIIPVAEEAGVRMAVHPDDPPRPILGLPRIVSNADDLQWMIDTVSSPANGFTMCTGSYGVLAENDLPGMVKRFASRIYFAHLRSTKREENPNSFHEAAHLAGDVDMFAVIKAIAEEEHRRKAAGEEDLIPMRPDHGHQMLDDLHKRTNPGYSAIGRLKGLAEIRGVELAIHRAYF from the coding sequence ATGAAGCAGACCTGGCGCTGGTATGGTCCGAACGACCCTGTCTCACTCGCTGATGCACGACAAGCAGGCGCAACCGGAATCGTCACCGCCCTGCACCATATTCCCAACGGTGAAGTGTGGTCGATTGATGAGATCATGAAGCGCAAACAAACGGTTGAAGCCGCAGGTCTGGTCTGGTCCGTGGTGGAGAGCGTGCCGATTCATGAAGAGATCAAAACCGGCAGCGGACAATGCCAGAAATGGATCAGCAATTATCAGCAGTCATTACGCAACCTCGCACAATGTGGCATCACCACCGTGTGCTACAACTTCATGCCGATCCTTGACTGGACGCGTACCGACCTCGAATACCTGCTGCCCGATGGTGCTAAAGCGTTGCGCTTTGACCAAATCGAATTTGCGGTGTTTGAACTGCATATCCTGCAACGGAACGGTGCGGAGCAGGATTACAGCGCCGCTGAAATTGCTCAGGCCGCCGAGCGTTTCGCCACCATGAGTGACGAAAGCAAAACGCGCCTGACCCGCAATATTATTGCAGGCCTGCCGGGGGCAGAAGAAGGCTACACGCTCAATCAATTCCGTGCACAACTGGCGCGCTATGACGGGATCGACAAAACCAGGTTGCGTGAAAACTTTGCGACTTTCCTGCACAGCATTATTCCGGTGGCGGAAGAAGCCGGTGTCCGCATGGCGGTCCATCCCGACGATCCGCCGCGTCCGATTCTCGGTTTACCGCGCATTGTCTCCAATGCAGATGATTTGCAGTGGATGATCGATACCGTCAGCAGTCCGGCCAATGGTTTCACCATGTGCACTGGCTCCTATGGGGTGCTGGCAGAGAATGATTTGCCCGGCATGGTGAAGCGCTTTGCGTCGCGGATTTATTTCGCCCATTTGCGTTCAACGAAGCGCGAAGAGAATCCGAACAGTTTTCATGAAGCCGCCCATCTGGCGGGGGATGTCGATATGTTTGCGGTGATCAAAGCCATCGCTGAAGAGGAGCACCGTCGCAAAGCTGCAGGCGAGGAGGACCTGATTCCAATGCGTCCCGATCATGGCCATCAGATGCTGGACGATCTGCATAAGAGAACCAACCCGGGCTATTCAGCGATCGGTCGCCTGAAGGGACTGGCGGAAATCCGTGGCGTTGAGCTGGCAATCCATCGTGCTTACTTTTAA
- a CDS encoding division plane positioning ATPase MipZ, producing MIIVLGSQKGGVGKSTLAVSLAAGLLSRGYRVLIVDADDQKSVLTWYNNRPESLPHIPVTGASGNIKAMLKEHAKSYDYIIADCAGRDSAEMRSGLMAADVFISPLRPSQMDLDVVPHTCSVFTAAKDFNEGVKGYLVLNMTPTNMFVNEGNEAAKVLEDFPEMKLAETRICDRKAHRDAWAESMTIYETENSKAKDEVERLIQEVIL from the coding sequence ATGATTATCGTACTGGGTAGTCAGAAGGGTGGGGTAGGTAAAAGTACCCTGGCTGTGTCTCTTGCTGCTGGATTGCTCTCACGTGGCTACAGAGTGCTCATTGTGGATGCCGATGACCAGAAATCCGTATTGACCTGGTATAATAACCGTCCGGAATCACTTCCGCATATTCCTGTTACCGGAGCCTCCGGCAATATCAAAGCGATGCTGAAAGAGCATGCGAAATCATACGACTACATCATCGCAGACTGCGCAGGTCGAGACAGTGCTGAAATGCGTAGTGGCCTGATGGCAGCAGATGTCTTCATTTCGCCTCTGCGTCCATCCCAAATGGACCTCGATGTAGTGCCTCATACATGCTCCGTGTTCACCGCCGCGAAGGATTTTAACGAAGGTGTGAAAGGGTATCTTGTGCTGAATATGACCCCGACTAACATGTTCGTAAATGAAGGCAATGAAGCAGCCAAGGTTCTGGAAGATTTTCCTGAAATGAAACTGGCTGAAACGCGCATTTGTGACCGTAAAGCTCACAGGGATGCCTGGGCTGAGTCTATGACCATCTATGAAACAGAAAATAGTAAAGCCAAAGACGAAGTTGAAAGGTTGATCCAGGAGGTCATCTTATGA
- a CDS encoding TetR/AcrR family transcriptional regulator, whose translation MRQHPGRPREFDPQDFLNSALDCFWQQGYRATSMADLMKASGLASASIYKLYADKRSIFLAALQQYMDAGLVRGKQRDDELTPVAALRETLEFVALVSSGPEGEKGCFTIAAACELLPGDDDVRDRVEYKFRGIVMRLTSILQKGQQQGVFRSDESAAVMAECIFMMLEGMRVYGKIKPDITMLRKTNDFIIKSVQG comes from the coding sequence ATGAGACAACACCCAGGAAGACCCAGAGAATTTGACCCACAGGATTTTCTCAATTCGGCACTCGATTGCTTCTGGCAGCAGGGTTATCGGGCAACGTCGATGGCTGATTTGATGAAGGCCTCGGGCCTGGCCAGTGCGAGCATTTATAAACTCTATGCGGATAAACGATCAATCTTTCTGGCTGCGCTTCAGCAATATATGGATGCAGGCCTGGTACGCGGTAAGCAGCGTGATGATGAGCTGACCCCGGTTGCTGCCCTGCGTGAGACGCTGGAGTTTGTTGCGTTGGTTTCATCCGGGCCGGAGGGGGAAAAGGGCTGTTTTACCATCGCGGCAGCCTGTGAATTGCTGCCGGGGGACGATGATGTGCGCGATCGGGTTGAATATAAGTTCCGTGGCATTGTGATGCGCCTGACCAGTATCTTGCAGAAAGGCCAGCAGCAGGGCGTGTTCCGCAGCGATGAAAGCGCCGCCGTGATGGCCGAATGCATTTTTATGATGCTGGAAGGCATGCGTGTCTACGGCAAGATCAAACCGGATATTACGATGCTGCGGAAAACCAATGATTTTATTATCAAATCGGTGCAGGGGTAA
- a CDS encoding RepB family plasmid replication initiator protein → MFEEKDKNTGEVITLTPNANNTVQPVALMRLGVFVPTLKSLKNSKNKTFATTDATEELTRLSLAKAEGFDKVEIVGPRLDMDNDFKTWVGIIHSFAKHKVIGDKVQLPFVEFAKLCGIPSSRSSKKLRERISPSLKRIAATTISFTSNMGDDGKEYITHLVQSAYYDTKKDIVILQADPKLFELYEFDRKVLLQLKAINVLKRRESAQALYTYIESLPRNPAPISLARLRDRLNLKSPVFSQNQTVRRAMEQLKEIGYLDYSEVQRGRSVYFNVHYRRPKLKAPKNESIENPQPSTPAAPAEPVDAALQEKLELLNKLGISMADLEKLFKSK, encoded by the coding sequence CTGTTTGAGGAAAAGGACAAGAATACAGGTGAGGTGATCACGCTCACACCCAATGCTAACAATACGGTACAGCCGGTTGCATTAATGCGCCTTGGTGTTTTTGTTCCTACACTTAAATCACTGAAAAACAGTAAAAATAAAACCTTTGCCACCACGGACGCAACGGAAGAACTCACCCGGCTTTCCCTGGCAAAAGCCGAGGGATTCGATAAGGTCGAAATCGTCGGCCCGCGCCTTGATATGGACAACGATTTCAAGACGTGGGTTGGGATCATTCATTCCTTTGCCAAGCACAAAGTCATTGGTGATAAGGTTCAGCTGCCGTTCGTTGAGTTTGCCAAACTGTGCGGAATCCCTTCAAGCCGCTCGTCTAAGAAGCTCAGAGAGCGTATCAGCCCCTCTCTGAAGCGGATCGCGGCGACAACCATCTCGTTCACCAGTAACATGGGAGATGATGGTAAGGAATATATCACCCACCTGGTGCAGTCTGCCTATTACGATACCAAAAAAGACATCGTTATCTTGCAGGCGGACCCCAAGCTCTTTGAACTCTATGAGTTTGATCGCAAGGTACTTTTACAGCTTAAAGCTATCAATGTTCTGAAGCGCCGTGAGTCAGCTCAGGCGCTGTATACCTATATCGAAAGCCTGCCAAGGAATCCGGCCCCCATCTCTCTGGCCCGCCTGCGTGACAGACTTAACCTTAAGTCTCCCGTTTTCTCACAAAACCAGACAGTAAGGCGCGCGATGGAGCAACTGAAGGAGATTGGCTACCTGGACTACTCAGAAGTGCAGCGGGGCCGTAGCGTCTATTTCAACGTGCATTATCGCCGTCCTAAGCTGAAAGCACCGAAGAACGAAAGCATTGAAAATCCCCAGCCTTCAACTCCCGCAGCACCTGCGGAACCAGTTGATGCTGCTCTTCAGGAAAAACTCGAACTTTTGAATAAGTTAGGGATTTCGATGGCCGACCTTGAGAAACTGTTCAAATCTAAGTAA
- the uxuR gene encoding Uxu operon transcriptional regulator, producing the protein MKPQRPYQEVGELLRRMITQKEYAVGERLPPEREIAAMLNVTRTLVREALIMLELEGRIEVRRGAGIYVINDNPSQPAPVQPACNDAGPFEMLQARQLLESNIAEFAALQATRDDIVKMRQALELEEKELASGAVNSSENGDRNFHLAIAEATHNSMLVELFKQSWQWREDNVMWSQLHRHLVNTSYRQQWLDDHKKILATLIKKDARAAKMAMWQHLENVKQRLLEFSDVDDIDFDGYLFDSWPLNTTHSQDI; encoded by the coding sequence ATGAAACCACAGCGCCCTTATCAGGAAGTCGGAGAGCTTCTCCGCAGGATGATTACGCAGAAGGAATATGCTGTGGGAGAACGGCTGCCACCGGAACGTGAAATCGCCGCAATGCTAAATGTCACGCGTACCCTGGTGCGTGAAGCGCTCATCATGCTGGAGCTGGAAGGACGGATTGAAGTGCGGCGCGGCGCAGGTATTTATGTGATTAATGACAACCCGTCGCAGCCTGCCCCTGTGCAACCCGCCTGCAATGATGCTGGCCCGTTTGAGATGTTGCAGGCTCGTCAGTTGCTTGAGAGTAATATCGCTGAGTTTGCGGCGCTGCAGGCCACCCGCGACGATATTGTGAAAATGCGCCAGGCGCTTGAACTGGAAGAAAAAGAGCTGGCTTCCGGTGCCGTCAATAGTTCAGAAAACGGCGATCGTAATTTCCATCTGGCAATTGCCGAGGCAACCCATAACAGCATGCTGGTGGAGCTGTTTAAACAGTCATGGCAGTGGCGTGAAGACAATGTGATGTGGAGCCAGTTACATCGCCATCTGGTTAATACCAGCTATCGCCAGCAATGGTTGGATGATCACAAGAAGATCCTCGCTACGCTTATCAAGAAAGATGCCCGCGCTGCCAAAATGGCGATGTGGCAGCATCTGGAGAACGTCAAACAGCGCCTGCTGGAATTCTCTGATGTAGATGATATTGACTTTGATGGCTACCTGTTTGACTCATGGCCGCTGAATACCACCCATAGTCAGGATATCTGA
- a CDS encoding GlxA family transcriptional regulator: MHRVGLLIADQFQSLALSTLSIFEFANLMLGEPFYQCTVYSESGGQVSSSYGISVSSIALSDDAEADTWLVGGVLTPLKLPATDGVVSFLQNHARRARRVAGICTGAFVLAQAGLLSERRATTHWAYAQTMKTLHPTVRTEEDRIYIIDDQIWTSAGMTAGLDMVLAMVEKDHGVDVARGVAQRMVMNQRRSGGQRQHSALLALSPRSDRLQTALEYVRNNLAKPLTVEHLAGAVHLSTRQLSRLFLAETGKTPARAIEGLRLESARLMIEQSRLSLDVIARESGFRDRRHMRDVFMRGYGIPPQSLRSGR, from the coding sequence ATGCACCGGGTTGGATTATTGATTGCGGACCAGTTTCAGTCACTGGCACTGTCAACGTTAAGCATTTTTGAATTCGCGAATTTAATGCTGGGCGAGCCGTTCTATCAGTGCACGGTTTACTCTGAATCCGGTGGCCAGGTTTCTTCTTCCTATGGCATCAGTGTCAGTAGTATTGCGCTGTCAGACGACGCCGAGGCGGATACGTGGTTAGTCGGTGGTGTACTCACGCCTCTCAAGCTGCCTGCTACCGACGGTGTCGTGAGTTTCCTGCAAAACCATGCGCGACGTGCCAGACGGGTCGCAGGCATTTGCACCGGTGCTTTCGTGCTTGCTCAGGCTGGGTTGCTTTCCGAGCGTCGCGCGACGACACACTGGGCTTATGCTCAGACAATGAAAACCTTGCATCCTACGGTCAGAACCGAAGAGGACCGGATTTATATCATTGATGATCAGATCTGGACCTCAGCCGGGATGACAGCGGGTTTAGATATGGTGCTGGCGATGGTCGAAAAAGATCACGGTGTCGATGTTGCACGCGGTGTCGCTCAGCGCATGGTAATGAATCAACGGCGTTCGGGTGGACAGCGACAACATTCTGCATTGCTGGCTCTGTCTCCACGCAGCGACCGGCTGCAAACCGCACTTGAATACGTGCGCAATAACCTCGCCAAACCGCTTACTGTGGAACACCTGGCTGGGGCGGTACATTTAAGCACCCGGCAACTGAGTCGCTTATTCCTGGCGGAGACGGGAAAAACGCCAGCACGGGCTATCGAGGGTTTGCGGCTGGAATCCGCCCGGCTGATGATTGAGCAGAGTCGACTGTCTCTCGACGTGATTGCCCGAGAGTCGGGTTTTCGCGATCGCCGCCACATGCGGGATGTATTTATGCGCGGCTATGGCATCCCTCCACAATCCCTGCGGAGCGGGAGATGA
- a CDS encoding integrase core domain-containing protein: ADSTRTFATSLGFIVCTTPVRSPESNGMAESFVKTFKRDYVYVNDLPDAVSVMEKLTEWMEDYNNWHPHKGLKMQSPREYRSSLLAIN; encoded by the coding sequence TCGCGGACTCAACAAGAACGTTCGCCACCTCACTCGGGTTCATCGTGTGTACGACGCCAGTGCGCAGTCCGGAAAGCAATGGGATGGCTGAATCGTTCGTGAAAACGTTCAAGCGTGACTACGTGTATGTGAATGACCTGCCGGATGCGGTGAGCGTAATGGAAAAACTGACGGAATGGATGGAAGACTATAATAACTGGCATCCCCATAAAGGTCTGAAAATGCAGTCACCAAGAGAGTACAGAAGTTCACTGCTGGCTATAAATTAA